The proteins below are encoded in one region of Helicoverpa armigera isolate CAAS_96S chromosome 11, ASM3070526v1, whole genome shotgun sequence:
- the LOC110370167 gene encoding LOW QUALITY PROTEIN: gamma-aminobutyric acid receptor-associated protein (The sequence of the model RefSeq protein was modified relative to this genomic sequence to represent the inferred CDS: inserted 1 base in 1 codon), protein MKFQYKEEHSFEKRKTEGEKXRRKYPDRVPVIVEKAPKARLGDLDKKKYLVPSDLTVGQFYFLIRKRIHLRPEDALFFFVNNVIPPTSATMGSLYQEHHDEDFFLYIAFSDENVYGY, encoded by the exons ATGAAATTCCAATATAAAGAAGAACATTCTTTTGAGAAGAGAAAGACCGAAGGCGAAA TTCGCAGGAAGTATCCTGATCGTGTTCCGGTAATTGTCGAGAAAGCCCCGAAGGCTAGACTCGGAGACCTCGACAAAAAGAAATACTTGGTGCCATCCGATTTAACAGTTGGACAATTCTATTTCCTGATCAGAAAACGCATACATCTACGACCTGAAGATGCTTTGTTCTTTTTTGTCAACAATGTTATTCCTCCAACATCGGCTACAATGGGGTCCCTCTACCAGGAACATCATGATGAAGATTTCTTCCTCTATATAGCATTTTCTGATGAGAATGTATAtggatattaa